In Ailuropoda melanoleuca isolate Jingjing chromosome 4, ASM200744v2, whole genome shotgun sequence, the following proteins share a genomic window:
- the ECSIT gene encoding evolutionarily conserved signaling intermediate in Toll pathway, mitochondrial isoform X2, protein MSWAQAILLARGLSRGWGGIFGALSGAPFSQVPLRAARGLHGSLAARNSDSWLVPPPPEPRKGPGPTKALALHEELFQQAPEGARDKANFVRAVQNFGQHNVHKRGHVDFIYLALRKMREYGVERDLAVYNLLLDVFPKEVFRPRSIFQSIFIHYPRQQECGIAVLEQMESHGVMPNKETEFLLIQIFGRKSYPMLKFVRMKLWFSRFKNINPFPVPRDLPQDPVDLAKLGLRHMEPNLSATVTIYQMPSSKDSTGAADPAEPHIVGIQTPDQQAALANHNPARPVFVEGPFSLWLRDKCVYYHILRADLLPPEERLDLDYGRSGWDDYEFDIHKVEEGPVFAICMAGAHDQATLAKWIQGLQETNPALAQIPVVFRLAGSTGELRASSSGLEEPPPPEGQEEEEDNQQRQQQGQS, encoded by the exons ATGAGCTGGGCCCAAGCCATCCTGCTGGCCCGGGGCCTCTCTCGGGGCTGGGGAGGCATCTTCGGGGCTCTCTCAGGAGCCCCCTTCTCTCAG GTGCCTCTCCGGGCCGCACGGGGCCTCCACGGCAGCTTAGCCGCCCGTAACTCTGACTCGTGGCTCGTCCCGCCCCCACCTGAGCCCCGGAAGGGCCCCGGACCCACGAAGGCCCTGGCCCTCCACGAGGAGCTGTTCCAGCAGGCACCGGAAGGGGCGCGGGACAAGGCGAACTTCGTGCGCGCCGTGCAGAACTTTGGGCAGCACAACGTGCACAAGCGGGGCCACGTGGACTTCATCTACCTGGCGCTGCGCAAGATGCGGGAGTACGGCGTCGAGCGCGACCTGGCTGTCTACAACCTGCTGCTCGACGTCTTTCCCAAGGAGGTCTTCCGGCCTCGAAGCATCTTCCAAAGCATCTTCATCCACTACCCACGGCAGCAGGAGTGTGGGATCGCTGTCCTGGAACAGATGGAGAGCCACG GCGTGATGCCCAACAAGGAGACTGAGTTCCTACTGATTCAGATATTTGGACGTAAAAGTTACCCCATGCTCAAGTTCGTGCGCATGAAACTGTGGTTCTCCCGCTTCAAGAATATCAACCCCTTCCCTGTGCCCCGGGACCTGCCGCAGGACCCTGTGGACCTGGCCAAGTTGGGCCTGCGTCACATGGAGCCCAACCTCAGCGCAACGGTCACCATTTACCAG ATGCCTTCTTCCAAAGACTCCACAGGTGCAGCAGATCCTGCTGAGCCCCACATTGTAG GAATCCAGACTCCTGATCAGCAGGCTGCCCTGGCCAACCACAACCCAGCCCGGCCTGTCTTCGTCGAGGGCCCCTTTTCCCTGTGGCTCCGAGACAAATGTGTCTATTATCATATCCTCAGAGCTGACTTGCTGCCCCCTGAGGAGAGG CTGGACCTGGATTACGGGAGGAGCGGCTGGGATGACTACGAGTTTGACATCCATAAAG TGGAGGAAGGCCCTGTCTTCGCCATATGCATGGCGGGTGCCCACGACCAAGCTACACTGGCCAAGTGGATCCAGGGCTTGCAGGAGACCaacccagccctggcccagaTCCCCGTGGTCTTCCGCCTGGCTGGGTCCACCGGGGAGCTTCGGGCGTCCTCCTCAGGGCTGGAGGAGCCGCCCCCGCCAGAGggccaggaagaagaggaagacaatCAGCAGCGACAGCAGCAGGGCCAGAGCTGA
- the ECSIT gene encoding evolutionarily conserved signaling intermediate in Toll pathway, mitochondrial isoform X1 → MSWAQAILLARGLSRGWGGIFGALSGAPFSQVPLRAARGLHGSLAARNSDSWLVPPPPEPRKGPGPTKALALHEELFQQAPEGARDKANFVRAVQNFGQHNVHKRGHVDFIYLALRKMREYGVERDLAVYNLLLDVFPKEVFRPRSIFQSIFIHYPRQQECGIAVLEQMESHGVMPNKETEFLLIQIFGRKSYPMLKFVRMKLWFSRFKNINPFPVPRDLPQDPVDLAKLGLRHMEPNLSATVTIYQMPSSKDSTGAADPAEPHIVGIQTPDQQAALANHNPARPVFVEGPFSLWLRDKCVYYHILRADLLPPEEREVEEIPEEWNLYYPMQLDLDYGRSGWDDYEFDIHKVEEGPVFAICMAGAHDQATLAKWIQGLQETNPALAQIPVVFRLAGSTGELRASSSGLEEPPPPEGQEEEEDNQQRQQQGQS, encoded by the exons ATGAGCTGGGCCCAAGCCATCCTGCTGGCCCGGGGCCTCTCTCGGGGCTGGGGAGGCATCTTCGGGGCTCTCTCAGGAGCCCCCTTCTCTCAG GTGCCTCTCCGGGCCGCACGGGGCCTCCACGGCAGCTTAGCCGCCCGTAACTCTGACTCGTGGCTCGTCCCGCCCCCACCTGAGCCCCGGAAGGGCCCCGGACCCACGAAGGCCCTGGCCCTCCACGAGGAGCTGTTCCAGCAGGCACCGGAAGGGGCGCGGGACAAGGCGAACTTCGTGCGCGCCGTGCAGAACTTTGGGCAGCACAACGTGCACAAGCGGGGCCACGTGGACTTCATCTACCTGGCGCTGCGCAAGATGCGGGAGTACGGCGTCGAGCGCGACCTGGCTGTCTACAACCTGCTGCTCGACGTCTTTCCCAAGGAGGTCTTCCGGCCTCGAAGCATCTTCCAAAGCATCTTCATCCACTACCCACGGCAGCAGGAGTGTGGGATCGCTGTCCTGGAACAGATGGAGAGCCACG GCGTGATGCCCAACAAGGAGACTGAGTTCCTACTGATTCAGATATTTGGACGTAAAAGTTACCCCATGCTCAAGTTCGTGCGCATGAAACTGTGGTTCTCCCGCTTCAAGAATATCAACCCCTTCCCTGTGCCCCGGGACCTGCCGCAGGACCCTGTGGACCTGGCCAAGTTGGGCCTGCGTCACATGGAGCCCAACCTCAGCGCAACGGTCACCATTTACCAG ATGCCTTCTTCCAAAGACTCCACAGGTGCAGCAGATCCTGCTGAGCCCCACATTGTAG GAATCCAGACTCCTGATCAGCAGGCTGCCCTGGCCAACCACAACCCAGCCCGGCCTGTCTTCGTCGAGGGCCCCTTTTCCCTGTGGCTCCGAGACAAATGTGTCTATTATCATATCCTCAGAGCTGACTTGCTGCCCCCTGAGGAGAGG GAAGTGGAGGAAATTCCGGAGGAATGGAATCTCTACTATCCAATGCAGCTGGACCTGGATTACGGGAGGAGCGGCTGGGATGACTACGAGTTTGACATCCATAAAG TGGAGGAAGGCCCTGTCTTCGCCATATGCATGGCGGGTGCCCACGACCAAGCTACACTGGCCAAGTGGATCCAGGGCTTGCAGGAGACCaacccagccctggcccagaTCCCCGTGGTCTTCCGCCTGGCTGGGTCCACCGGGGAGCTTCGGGCGTCCTCCTCAGGGCTGGAGGAGCCGCCCCCGCCAGAGggccaggaagaagaggaagacaatCAGCAGCGACAGCAGCAGGGCCAGAGCTGA